In Bacteroidales bacterium, one genomic interval encodes:
- a CDS encoding aldehyde dehydrogenase family protein, producing the protein MSNSSAYGIPSILRELGIEAINHGVSLGTRFAEAHGEILPSVSPNDGAVIASVKQASREDYDMVVSKAHEAFRQWRNVPAPQRGEIVRQIGLALREKKEVLGRLVSYEMGKILQEGLGEVQEMIDICDYATGLSRMLYGMTTHSERKNHRMYEQYHPLGIVGVIT; encoded by the coding sequence ATGAGTAATTCTTCCGCTTACGGCATACCCTCAATTCTCAGGGAACTGGGTATTGAAGCCATCAACCACGGGGTCAGTCTGGGAACAAGGTTCGCAGAAGCCCACGGAGAAATCCTCCCATCCGTTTCTCCCAATGACGGGGCAGTGATAGCCTCCGTTAAACAGGCCAGCAGGGAAGATTATGACATGGTGGTGAGCAAGGCGCATGAAGCATTCAGGCAATGGCGAAATGTACCTGCTCCTCAGAGGGGAGAAATTGTTCGGCAGATAGGGCTCGCCTTGAGAGAAAAGAAAGAGGTTCTCGGCAGGCTTGTTTCATATGAAATGGGCAAAATTCTTCAGGAAGGTCTGGGGGAGGTTCAGGAAATGATTGACATTTGTGATTATGCCACCGGATTATCCCGTATGCTGTATGGAATGACCACCCATTCTGAAAGGAAGAATCACCGCATGTACGAACAGTATCATCCCCTGGGAATAGTGGGGGTAATTAC
- the pruA gene encoding L-glutamate gamma-semialdehyde dehydrogenase: MALGFFKVPQPVNEPVYEYKPGSVERSLLKKAIASMRSEEIEIPMIIGGEEVKTGNLVRIHPPHDIGHTLGYYHKGDSRHVQMAIDAALKAKPAWERMPWESRAAIFLKAAELLAGPYRAKINAATMLGQSKNAFQAEIDGACELIDFWRFNVYYMAQIYGNQPASSKGFWNRMEHRPLEGFVFALTPFNFTAIAGNLPTAPAMLGNVAVWKPSNTQIYSARVIMEVLKEAGLPDGVINLVYVSGPEAGKVIFSHPDFAGFHFTGSTAVFQNIWKTIGNNIHLYKSYPRIVGETGGKDFVMVHASAAVKPVITALARGAFEYQGQKCSAASRAYIPQSLWPAIKEGLLADMATFRMGGTEDFRNFINAVIDEAAFDSIVSYIEKARKDAGVAKILAGGGYDKSKGYFIEPTVIEVNDPSYVTMREEIFGPVLSVYVYPDEKYDEILMLCDKTSVYGLTGSIFATDRTAIDKAVDMLRHAAGNFYINDKPTGAVVGQQPFGGARGSGTNDKSGSIMNMMRWVSPRSMKETFLPPADYRYPFMEEE; this comes from the coding sequence ATGGCACTTGGATTTTTTAAAGTTCCGCAACCGGTCAATGAACCGGTATATGAATACAAACCGGGTTCGGTTGAACGTTCCCTGCTGAAGAAGGCCATTGCCTCCATGCGGTCGGAAGAGATTGAAATACCCATGATAATAGGAGGGGAGGAGGTAAAAACAGGAAATCTGGTAAGGATTCATCCCCCGCATGATATTGGGCATACGCTGGGGTATTATCATAAAGGAGACAGTCGTCATGTTCAGATGGCGATTGATGCGGCACTTAAGGCCAAACCTGCCTGGGAGAGGATGCCCTGGGAGAGCCGTGCGGCAATATTTCTTAAGGCGGCTGAACTTCTGGCGGGTCCGTATCGGGCAAAAATCAATGCAGCCACCATGCTGGGCCAGTCAAAAAATGCCTTTCAGGCCGAGATTGATGGAGCCTGCGAGCTGATTGATTTCTGGCGCTTTAATGTGTACTACATGGCGCAGATTTATGGCAACCAGCCGGCTTCATCAAAAGGATTCTGGAACAGAATGGAACACAGGCCTCTGGAAGGTTTTGTGTTTGCTCTCACACCGTTCAATTTTACAGCCATTGCGGGGAATTTGCCTACCGCTCCTGCCATGCTGGGCAATGTGGCCGTATGGAAACCTTCCAATACCCAGATTTACTCGGCCCGGGTGATCATGGAAGTGCTTAAGGAAGCCGGTTTACCCGACGGGGTTATCAACCTTGTGTATGTTTCAGGGCCTGAAGCAGGAAAGGTCATCTTTTCCCACCCCGATTTTGCCGGGTTTCATTTTACCGGATCCACGGCAGTGTTCCAGAACATCTGGAAAACCATCGGGAACAATATCCATTTGTACAAATCCTACCCCCGTATTGTTGGAGAAACAGGAGGCAAGGATTTTGTGATGGTGCATGCTTCGGCTGCCGTTAAGCCTGTTATCACTGCACTTGCACGGGGTGCCTTTGAATACCAGGGGCAAAAATGCTCGGCGGCTTCCCGGGCTTACATTCCACAGTCCCTGTGGCCTGCCATAAAGGAAGGGTTGCTGGCCGACATGGCTACCTTCAGAATGGGCGGTACCGAGGATTTCAGGAATTTTATCAATGCGGTAATCGATGAAGCGGCATTCGATTCCATCGTGTCGTATATTGAGAAAGCACGAAAGGATGCCGGAGTGGCAAAAATACTTGCCGGAGGAGGGTATGACAAGTCAAAGGGCTATTTCATTGAACCAACAGTAATAGAGGTAAATGATCCTTCCTATGTGACCATGAGGGAGGAAATTTTCGGGCCGGTGCTGTCTGTATATGTTTATCCTGATGAAAAGTACGATGAAATCCTGATGCTGTGTGACAAGACCTCGGTGTACGGGCTTACCGGATCCATTTTTGCAACCGACAGGACTGCAATTGACAAAGCTGTGGATATGCTGAGGCATGCTGCCGGGAATTTCTATATCAACGACAAACCAACCGGAGCGGTTGTTGGTCAGCAGCCCTTTGGCGGAGCCAGAGGTTCCGGTACAAACGACAAGTCAGGGTCCATCATGAACATGATGCGGTGGGTTTCACCCCGTTCCATGAAGGAAACGTTCCTTCCTCCTGCCGACTACCGTTATCCGTTTATGGAGGAAGAATAA
- a CDS encoding DUF5103 domain-containing protein, translated as MDYKQMRCKQVHRIVFFAAWLSVFSAGAQSRKSCIKDTIADDQIFSVSFHREGFPLSIPFIYLSSDEHLELMFDDLSPLQRDFSWQLIYCNRFWEEEALSQQEYMEGFPDTRIYDIKTSSNTTVSYRNFRLIFPAENMQILLSGNYVLRIYFTDHPEQTVLTKRFFVSENSSVPEVFYKPADEPSAGGQSFGISWEAPAQKNVNPDHFYLFVLQNLRWQFEKELPEARSSGKKSFASCLPGECVFEGGNEYMNFDTKSRRYQSPRIKEMEFKAPYYHIYLYDDKVDSYSPYFFTEDINGNFLVENNETTEDRNEADYMYIHFSLNAGQPFVDEDVYLYGALTNRNLADRYRMQYNFRSRRYEISLLLKQGYYNYEYILKPKKRAPSYTLNGSHSETGNEYLFLLYYTDETRNYDRLLGLKVYNTLLR; from the coding sequence ATGGATTATAAGCAAATGCGTTGTAAACAGGTTCACCGGATAGTTTTTTTTGCCGCCTGGCTTTCCGTTTTCTCTGCCGGAGCCCAAAGCCGGAAAAGCTGCATAAAAGACACCATTGCCGATGATCAGATTTTTTCAGTTTCTTTCCACAGGGAGGGTTTTCCGCTCAGTATTCCTTTCATCTATCTTTCTTCTGACGAACACCTTGAACTGATGTTTGATGATCTTTCTCCCCTTCAGCGCGATTTCTCATGGCAACTGATTTACTGCAACCGGTTCTGGGAGGAAGAAGCACTTTCACAGCAGGAATACATGGAAGGATTTCCCGATACCCGGATTTACGACATAAAGACCTCATCCAACACAACGGTTTCGTACCGCAATTTCAGGCTTATTTTCCCGGCAGAAAACATGCAGATTCTTCTGTCGGGGAATTATGTATTGCGCATATATTTTACTGATCATCCCGAACAGACTGTCCTGACCAAACGGTTTTTTGTATCCGAGAATTCTTCAGTTCCCGAAGTATTTTACAAACCGGCCGACGAACCATCAGCCGGAGGCCAGAGTTTCGGAATCAGCTGGGAGGCTCCGGCACAAAAGAACGTCAATCCTGATCATTTTTACCTGTTTGTCCTTCAAAATCTTCGCTGGCAGTTTGAGAAAGAACTCCCTGAAGCACGATCTTCCGGCAAAAAATCTTTTGCCTCTTGCCTTCCGGGAGAGTGTGTTTTTGAGGGAGGTAACGAATACATGAACTTCGACACCAAAAGCCGTCGTTATCAGTCACCCCGCATTAAAGAAATGGAGTTCAAAGCCCCGTATTATCACATTTACCTTTACGACGACAAGGTTGATTCATACAGCCCGTATTTTTTTACGGAAGATATCAACGGAAACTTTCTGGTGGAAAACAATGAAACGACAGAGGATCGGAATGAAGCGGATTATATGTATATACACTTTTCGCTGAATGCCGGTCAGCCGTTCGTTGATGAAGATGTTTACCTTTACGGAGCACTTACCAACAGGAATCTGGCCGACAGGTACCGGATGCAGTATAATTTCCGTTCCCGCAGGTACGAAATCAGCCTTCTGCTCAAGCAGGGATACTATAATTACGAATATATCCTCAAGCCTAAAAAAAGAGCTCCCTCCTATACACTGAACGGAAGTCATTCGGAAACGGGGAATGAATACCTCTTTCTGCTGTACTATACTGATGAAACGCGGAATTACGACCGCCTTCTCGGACTGAAAGTGTATAATACCCTTCTGAGGTGA
- a CDS encoding Na(+)-translocating NADH-quinone reductase subunit A produces MSDVVKLRKGLNIRLKGKPEQRFFPSDPASLYAVKPPDFYGLVPKLVVQPGDSVKAGTPLFFDKSNPDIVFVSPVSGKVNAVRRGERRAILEVVVEADGNQEYVSFPTGDPLAMDREQIINQLLKAGCWPFIRQRPYGIIANPADTPKSVFVSGFDTAPLAPDYTFVLKEFQQEFQTGLNALSKLSRGGVYLNVPDPLPEDSVYSKIANVRITRFRGPHPAGNVGIQIHHLDPINKGDIVWYVNPQDVVILGRLFLTGRFDATRTVAVTGSEIQKPGYYRTILGASIKPLVEKNVQEGEKRYISGNVLTGSRIGQEGYIGFYDSQITVIPEGKHFEFLGWALPGWNKFSMSRSFFSWLQPGREYRIDTNLNGGRRAYVMTGQYEKVLPMDIYPVHLVKAIIIEDIDLMEKLGIYEVSEEDFALCEFVCTSKTEVQQIIRKGLDLIRKEMS; encoded by the coding sequence ATGTCAGATGTTGTAAAATTACGTAAGGGGTTGAACATCAGATTGAAAGGAAAGCCGGAGCAACGGTTTTTCCCTTCTGATCCGGCCTCATTGTATGCTGTAAAACCTCCTGATTTTTACGGTCTTGTTCCCAAACTGGTTGTGCAGCCGGGAGACTCTGTCAAAGCAGGGACGCCCCTGTTTTTTGATAAGAGCAATCCGGATATTGTTTTTGTTTCGCCGGTTAGTGGCAAGGTCAATGCGGTGCGTCGCGGTGAACGAAGGGCAATCCTTGAAGTGGTTGTGGAAGCAGACGGGAATCAGGAATATGTATCCTTTCCGACGGGAGATCCTCTGGCAATGGACAGGGAGCAGATCATAAACCAGCTTCTGAAGGCCGGCTGCTGGCCATTCATCCGTCAGAGGCCTTATGGAATTATTGCCAATCCGGCTGATACTCCAAAGTCAGTTTTTGTTTCGGGTTTTGATACGGCTCCTCTGGCTCCGGATTATACCTTTGTGTTGAAGGAGTTTCAGCAGGAATTCCAGACCGGGCTGAATGCCTTGAGCAAACTCTCCCGCGGCGGGGTTTATCTGAATGTTCCCGACCCTCTTCCGGAAGATTCGGTTTACAGCAAGATTGCCAATGTGCGGATAACCCGTTTCAGGGGGCCCCATCCGGCGGGGAATGTGGGAATACAGATTCACCATCTTGATCCCATCAACAAAGGCGATATAGTTTGGTATGTCAATCCCCAGGATGTGGTAATCCTTGGCCGTTTGTTTCTTACCGGACGTTTTGATGCCACCAGAACGGTAGCTGTTACCGGCTCGGAAATACAGAAACCGGGATACTACCGCACCATACTGGGTGCAAGCATAAAGCCTCTGGTGGAAAAGAATGTGCAGGAAGGGGAGAAGCGGTATATTTCAGGGAATGTTCTTACCGGCAGTCGCATTGGTCAGGAAGGCTATATCGGATTTTATGATTCCCAGATAACGGTGATTCCCGAAGGAAAGCATTTTGAGTTTCTCGGATGGGCTCTTCCCGGTTGGAACAAATTCAGCATGTCGCGTTCTTTCTTTTCCTGGCTGCAGCCGGGGCGGGAATACCGGATCGATACCAATCTGAATGGCGGCCGGAGAGCCTATGTAATGACCGGGCAATATGAAAAGGTTCTTCCCATGGACATTTATCCGGTGCATCTGGTGAAGGCCATCATCATAGAAGATATTGATCTGATGGAGAAACTTGGCATTTATGAAGTGTCGGAGGAAGATTTTGCCCTCTGCGAATTTGTATGCACTTCAAAGACCGAGGTTCAGCAGATTATCCGGAAAGGACTTGACCTGATCAGAAAAGAAATGAGTTAA
- a CDS encoding NADH:ubiquinone reductase (Na(+)-transporting) subunit B, which produces MNALRRYLDKIKPQFQKGGRFEKLESTFDAFETFLFVPDKVTTQGSHIRDAIDMKRTMTVVIIALLPALLFGMWNIGYQYHLSIGVQAGLWQNFWFGFLKMLPLIVVSYVVGLGIEFAFAQARGHEVNEGYLVTGLLIPLIIPVNTPLWTLALAVVFAVIIGKEVFGGTGMNILNPALTARAFLFFAYPGEMTGDKVWVYGLKNNPNVADGFSGATILGNFATGTTGHNPSVHDLFFGFIPGSIGETSKLAILIGAFILIYTGIGSWKIMLSMVLGGLLMGLTLNAFAVNDYMRFPAWEHLIAGSFLFGTVFMATDPVTASQTETGKWIYGFLCGVLAILIRVLNPAYPEGVMLAILLMNVFAPLIDHYIVEANINRRMKRLKKVAQTV; this is translated from the coding sequence ATGAACGCTCTGAGAAGATATCTCGACAAGATCAAACCTCAGTTTCAGAAGGGGGGGCGATTTGAGAAACTTGAAAGCACATTTGACGCTTTTGAAACCTTTCTCTTTGTTCCTGACAAGGTAACCACACAGGGAAGCCACATTCGTGATGCCATCGACATGAAGCGCACCATGACGGTGGTTATCATAGCGCTTCTGCCGGCTTTGCTGTTTGGCATGTGGAACATTGGCTATCAGTACCATCTTTCAATAGGTGTGCAGGCCGGCCTCTGGCAGAACTTCTGGTTTGGATTTCTGAAGATGTTGCCGCTTATTGTTGTTTCCTATGTTGTAGGACTGGGAATTGAATTTGCTTTTGCTCAGGCGCGCGGCCATGAAGTAAACGAAGGATACCTGGTAACCGGGCTTCTGATACCCCTGATCATTCCCGTAAATACTCCTTTATGGACACTTGCCCTGGCAGTTGTTTTTGCTGTGATCATCGGGAAGGAAGTTTTCGGAGGAACCGGAATGAACATCCTTAATCCTGCGCTGACAGCCCGTGCCTTTCTGTTTTTTGCCTATCCGGGCGAAATGACAGGGGACAAGGTCTGGGTGTACGGTCTGAAAAATAATCCGAATGTTGCCGACGGATTTTCCGGAGCCACCATTCTCGGAAATTTCGCCACCGGAACAACAGGACATAATCCTTCGGTGCACGATCTTTTCTTTGGCTTTATTCCGGGAAGCATTGGCGAAACGTCCAAGCTGGCTATCCTGATTGGTGCATTTATTTTGATTTACACCGGAATTGGAAGCTGGAAAATCATGCTTTCTATGGTACTCGGAGGCCTGCTGATGGGTCTTACGCTGAATGCATTTGCTGTAAATGATTACATGCGTTTTCCGGCATGGGAGCACCTTATTGCCGGGTCATTCCTTTTTGGAACGGTATTCATGGCAACAGATCCTGTAACAGCTTCACAGACCGAAACCGGCAAATGGATTTATGGTTTTCTGTGCGGGGTTCTTGCCATTCTCATCAGGGTTCTTAATCCGGCTTATCCTGAAGGAGTTATGCTGGCCATCCTGCTGATGAATGTTTTTGCTCCCCTCATTGACCATTATATTGTTGAGGCAAATATTAACCGTCGTATGAAACGGTTAAAGAAAGTAGCACAGACCGTTTAA
- the nqrC gene encoding NADH:ubiquinone reductase (Na(+)-transporting) subunit C, whose product MDVQKNSYTFIYSTIIVVIVATLLTIAAVSLQPVQEKNVEIEKKQNILASLHVPSTPKNAEELYSRYITGTKVVNEAGEIVSGVDAFTLNMREDLKLPRNQRHLAIYEARKGDSAFIVIPLYGKGLWGPIWGYISFLRDTSAGNEKPEFNTVYGAVFDHKGETPGLGAEINQPWFQKPFRGKKIFNDQGQFVSIEVVKGGGTQNEPNKVDAISGGTITSKGLQAMLDTCLSVYQNYFKQPK is encoded by the coding sequence ATGGACGTTCAGAAAAATTCCTATACGTTTATTTATTCCACCATTATCGTGGTGATCGTAGCAACGCTTCTGACGATTGCTGCCGTTTCGCTGCAACCCGTGCAGGAAAAGAATGTGGAGATCGAAAAGAAACAGAATATTCTGGCTTCACTGCATGTACCTTCAACTCCAAAGAATGCCGAAGAACTTTATTCACGGTATATTACGGGAACAAAAGTTGTTAATGAAGCAGGTGAAATTGTGAGCGGAGTGGATGCCTTTACGCTGAACATGCGGGAAGACCTCAAACTGCCGCGAAATCAGCGGCATCTGGCAATATATGAAGCCCGCAAGGGGGATAGTGCCTTTATCGTAATACCTCTTTACGGAAAAGGATTGTGGGGCCCCATCTGGGGTTACATTTCCTTTCTGCGTGACACTTCGGCAGGAAACGAGAAACCCGAATTCAACACCGTGTACGGAGCGGTTTTTGACCATAAAGGCGAAACCCCCGGCCTGGGCGCTGAAATCAATCAGCCATGGTTCCAGAAACCTTTCCGTGGAAAGAAGATATTCAATGATCAGGGACAGTTTGTCTCCATTGAAGTTGTCAAGGGAGGAGGAACACAGAATGAACCTAACAAGGTGGATGCCATTTCAGGCGGGACCATTACCAGCAAAGGTCTGCAGGCTATGCTTGATACCTGCCTCTCTGTTTATCAGAACTATTTTAAACAACCTAAATAA
- a CDS encoding NADH:ubiquinone reductase (Na(+)-transporting) subunit D translates to MASRYLKLLTKPLNDENPITVQVLGICSALAVTVQLKPAIVMALSVTIVTGFSNLIIASIRNTIPPRIRIIIQLVVIATLVILVDQVLKAYMYDVSKKLSVFVGLIITNCILMGRLEAFAMANKPWDSFIDGIGNGIGYGMILVLLGFFRELFGSGTLFGYRVIPESLYAAGYINNGLMILPPMALITVGVIIWIQRSINKKLIEK, encoded by the coding sequence ATGGCTTCGAGGTATTTGAAGTTACTTACAAAACCACTGAATGATGAAAATCCCATTACAGTGCAGGTTCTGGGGATTTGTTCGGCTCTGGCCGTCACAGTCCAGCTGAAACCCGCCATCGTAATGGCTTTGTCGGTTACCATTGTTACGGGGTTTTCGAATCTGATCATTGCTTCCATAAGGAATACAATTCCTCCAAGAATCCGTATTATCATTCAGCTTGTGGTCATTGCCACCCTGGTTATTCTTGTTGATCAGGTTCTGAAGGCATATATGTATGATGTAAGCAAGAAGCTGTCGGTATTTGTGGGGTTGATTATTACCAACTGCATTCTGATGGGCCGTCTGGAGGCATTTGCCATGGCGAATAAACCGTGGGACTCCTTTATTGACGGTATAGGAAATGGAATCGGATACGGGATGATTCTCGTTCTGCTGGGATTCTTCCGGGAGTTGTTCGGTTCAGGTACACTCTTTGGCTACCGGGTCATTCCTGAATCCCTGTATGCTGCAGGCTATATCAATAACGGGCTGATGATCCTGCCTCCCATGGCATTGATTACGGTTGGTGTTATTATCTGGATTCAGAGAAGCATCAACAAAAAGCTGATTGAAAAATAA
- the nqrE gene encoding NADH:ubiquinone reductase (Na(+)-transporting) subunit E has translation MENLFDLFVRNVFLENMIFAYFLGMCSYLAVSKTVKTATGLGIAVLFVLAITVPVNYLIDNYLLKKGALQWLGESFASVDLSYLSFLLFIAVIAAMVQLIEMVVEKFFPALYNALGIFLPLIAVNCAILGGSLFMQEREYGSLVEASVYGLGAGTGWALAIMVLAAIREKTRYSQIPAPLKGLGIAFIMTGLLAIAFMGLMGIKL, from the coding sequence ATGGAAAATCTTTTTGACCTGTTTGTCCGGAACGTCTTCCTCGAGAACATGATTTTTGCCTACTTTCTCGGGATGTGTTCCTATCTGGCGGTATCAAAGACCGTAAAAACAGCCACAGGGCTTGGTATTGCTGTTCTGTTCGTTCTGGCAATTACCGTGCCTGTTAACTATCTGATTGATAATTATCTCCTGAAGAAAGGGGCATTGCAGTGGTTGGGAGAATCTTTTGCCAGTGTTGACCTGAGTTATCTGAGCTTTCTCCTGTTCATTGCAGTAATTGCCGCAATGGTTCAGCTGATTGAAATGGTGGTTGAGAAATTTTTTCCTGCCTTATACAATGCGCTTGGGATTTTCCTTCCTTTGATTGCAGTTAACTGCGCCATTCTGGGAGGTTCACTTTTTATGCAGGAGCGTGAATACGGATCTCTTGTCGAAGCATCGGTATATGGTCTGGGGGCGGGAACGGGATGGGCCCTGGCTATTATGGTACTGGCCGCTATCCGGGAAAAAACACGCTACTCGCAGATACCGGCTCCGTTGAAAGGACTGGGGATTGCTTTTATCATGACCGGTTTGCTGGCAATTGCCTTTATGGGTTTAATGGGGATCAAACTTTAA
- a CDS encoding NADH:ubiquinone reductase (Na(+)-transporting) subunit F, which yields MGLTQLIVLSLIVFLSIILLLVSILLYAKSKLTATGPVKIRINGEKELVVNAGNSLLATLSQQKLFLPSACGGGGTCGLCKCQVLEGGGSILPTEVGFFTRKQINEHWRLGCQVKVRSDMEIVVPEEVLGIKKWECEVVSNRNVATFIKEFVVKLPEGEQLKFKPGGYIQIDVPRIEVDFAKDIYVEEEYRDEWDKYDMWSLKMKNTEETFRAYSMANHPAEGNIIKLNVRIATPPWDRARGTFMKVNPGVCSSYIFSRKPGDKVMISGPYGEFFIKNTNREMIYIGGGAGMAPLRSHIFHLFHTEKTNRKVSYWYGARSKREVFYEEEFREIEKTFPNFTFNLALSEPKPEDNWTGYTGFIHQVLFNEYLSKHPEPEEVEYYLCGPPMMIDAVLKMLYDLGVPDEMIAFDDFGG from the coding sequence ATGGGTTTAACGCAACTTATTGTACTTAGCCTGATTGTTTTTCTGAGTATCATTCTGCTTCTTGTAAGTATTTTGTTATATGCCAAATCAAAGCTTACAGCTACAGGTCCTGTAAAAATCCGCATAAATGGTGAAAAAGAACTGGTAGTGAATGCAGGAAACAGTTTGCTGGCAACTCTTTCTCAGCAGAAGCTGTTCCTTCCTTCTGCCTGCGGAGGAGGTGGTACATGCGGTTTGTGCAAATGCCAGGTGCTCGAAGGCGGAGGTTCAATTTTGCCTACCGAAGTTGGTTTCTTTACCCGAAAGCAGATTAATGAGCACTGGCGGCTGGGTTGCCAGGTAAAGGTACGAAGCGATATGGAGATTGTTGTTCCGGAGGAAGTTCTCGGTATCAAAAAGTGGGAATGCGAAGTCGTATCCAACAGGAATGTGGCTACCTTCATCAAAGAGTTTGTGGTAAAACTTCCTGAAGGTGAGCAGTTGAAGTTTAAACCGGGAGGATACATCCAGATTGATGTGCCCAGGATTGAAGTAGATTTTGCCAAAGACATCTACGTGGAGGAAGAATACCGCGACGAATGGGACAAGTACGATATGTGGTCGCTGAAGATGAAGAATACCGAGGAGACATTCAGAGCCTACTCTATGGCCAACCATCCTGCCGAAGGAAATATCATTAAACTGAACGTTCGTATTGCAACTCCTCCCTGGGACCGTGCCAGGGGAACCTTTATGAAGGTGAACCCCGGTGTATGTTCCAGCTACATTTTCTCAAGAAAACCGGGTGATAAGGTCATGATTTCAGGCCCGTACGGTGAGTTCTTCATCAAAAACACCAACCGTGAAATGATCTACATAGGGGGAGGCGCCGGAATGGCACCCCTTCGCTCCCATATTTTCCATCTGTTCCATACAGAAAAAACAAACCGCAAGGTTTCCTACTGGTACGGAGCACGGTCCAAACGGGAAGTCTTTTACGAAGAAGAATTCCGTGAAATTGAAAAAACCTTCCCGAATTTCACCTTCAACCTTGCTCTTTCGGAACCTAAGCCGGAAGATAACTGGACAGGCTATACCGGATTCATCCACCAGGTTCTCTTCAATGAATATCTGAGCAAACATCCCGAGCCGGAGGAAGTTGAATACTACCTTTGCGGCCCTCCCATGATGATTGATGCGGTGCTGAAAATGCTCTATGATCTGGGTGTTCCTGACGAAATGATTGCCTTTGATGATTTCGGAGGATAA
- a CDS encoding FAD:protein FMN transferase → MRGTCRNRWLFIISLLVMLTGCRRGREYRFLEGYTQGTTYHITYYDPQGRNLVSQVDSILEGFEQSLSIYRPQSLISRINNNDSSAVADYLFTEVFNKASEVSEATGGAFDITVGPLVNAWGFGKDTLPRIDSSRIDSLLKFVGYKKVRLINGRIVKEDPRIFIDVNAIAQGYTCDIVARYFEQLGIKNYMVEIGGEVRARGKNPNGRTWRIGIDKPLTGNYVPGYELQAIVPLRNAALATSGNYRKFHVINGVRFAHTIDPHTGYPVMSNLLSASIIAADGITADAYATACMVMGLDRSKQFLEKRKDLLGYLIYSDSAGNFRIWHSARFPLEE, encoded by the coding sequence ATGAGAGGTACCTGCCGAAACCGATGGCTTTTCATCATTTCACTGCTCGTTATGCTGACGGGTTGCCGACGGGGCAGGGAATACCGTTTTCTGGAAGGCTATACCCAGGGAACCACCTACCATATTACCTATTATGATCCTCAGGGAAGAAACCTTGTAAGCCAGGTCGATTCCATTCTGGAAGGATTTGAACAGAGCCTTTCCATATATCGTCCCCAGTCATTGATCAGCAGAATCAACAACAATGATTCTTCTGCTGTGGCTGATTACCTGTTTACAGAGGTATTCAACAAGGCCTCAGAGGTTTCGGAAGCAACAGGTGGCGCTTTTGATATAACAGTCGGTCCACTGGTCAATGCCTGGGGGTTCGGGAAGGATACTCTTCCCCGCATAGACAGCTCGCGGATTGACAGCCTGTTAAAGTTTGTAGGTTATAAAAAAGTACGGTTGATCAATGGGAGGATTGTAAAAGAAGACCCTCGGATTTTTATTGACGTTAATGCCATAGCCCAGGGATATACCTGTGATATTGTTGCCCGCTATTTTGAGCAACTTGGCATAAAAAATTATATGGTTGAAATCGGGGGAGAGGTACGTGCCCGCGGGAAAAATCCTAACGGACGGACATGGAGAATAGGGATCGACAAGCCGCTGACAGGCAACTATGTTCCGGGGTACGAACTGCAGGCTATTGTTCCCCTGCGGAATGCAGCACTTGCTACCTCGGGCAATTACCGGAAATTTCATGTAATTAACGGGGTTCGCTTTGCCCATACCATTGACCCCCATACCGGATATCCGGTGATGAGCAATTTGCTGAGTGCCTCCATAATTGCTGCTGACGGAATTACTGCAGATGCTTATGCCACCGCCTGTATGGTAATGGGGCTTGACCGGAGCAAGCAGTTTCTTGAGAAGAGGAAGGACCTGCTGGGGTATCTGATTTACAGCGATTCGGCCGGAAATTTCAGGATCTGGCACAGCGCCCGTTTTCCGTTGGAAGAATAA